Proteins from one Coffea arabica cultivar ET-39 chromosome 8c, Coffea Arabica ET-39 HiFi, whole genome shotgun sequence genomic window:
- the LOC140003697 gene encoding sister chromatid cohesion protein PDS5 homolog C-like isoform X3 yields the protein MTDKMSAERELEEQLKEAGGKLLQPPSSLDELLPLLDQVENFLSRVEQSPAKSMQAALSPLTNALVTDELLRHENVDVKVAVASCVSEITRITAPDAPYDDDKMKDVFQLIVSSFEGLSDESSRSYNKRALILETVAKVRSCVVMLDLECDGLIAQMFQLFLGAIRDYHPENIFSSMETIMTLVLEESEDISSEILNLLLANVKKDNQEVLPVAMKLAEKVFENCAVKLKPYLSQAVQSLGCSLDDYSEVVTAICEGPSSTEHTNENASTEQQVAKDVNEAYSGDADHDVNRSPKSIMLNGGDDLGNDNKGTVIGAQSSVNVKEHDLEDEPSADKVAMKPEIADSETRESVMLESKLEDAAMKRERKPSSSINVSESSDTSHIDGEKEVEKLPDLQDSREKDLRGSPREELSAETSKSLDRDIVAKPSSPKTSETEDANTASASLSGSLDDAVRPKKASRLKKKEISIQQETLSSDVSKKASEGRNDSEAKPHRRLGKKAPVDTDNEDKMSADVDTSEDGGGGKSDSETKQMKQARKKVDESSNAGDGYSLKRNGESKKRVRGKAASENEGTKTSAKDDLKTHKSPTRSAKDEGSSEETVRMSTKRKRTASKDKGTADVEYGSNLVGLKVKVWWPHDRQFYEGVIHSFDSAKKKHKVAYNDGDEEILNLKKERWELVDDGSVSSEEQGAETAIPDTASGMQRRKKGRRNPESSIKPGKKEVSPKSGAASSGKAKGTATKSGHKTEDDQKLKDRTTKSVAKSEDDSTGKAKSQRTGDKHPDDFTKTSVKSKDVDTSTPKAKSKQDIPKTGSMSKQDTPKTGIKSKSKTPQAGGDGSANGTGKIKHSSSKMKETEDLKERSKDKSTDVLKTPEGVKVKSSEASKVQEKNQSVKKRRRAG from the exons ATGACCGATAAGATGTCCGCAGAGAGAGAGCTCGAGGAACAGCTCAAGGAAGCTGGGGGCAAACTTCTCCAGCCTCCGTCTTCCCTTGATGAACTTCTGCCTTTGCTTGAC CAAGTTGAAAATTTCCTATCAAGAGTGGAGCAGTCGCCTGCGAAATCCATGCAAGCTGCGCTCTCTCCATTAACAAATGCATTGGTCACAGATGAACTTCTTAGGCATGAAAATGTTGATGTGAAAGTTGCTGTTGCTTCTTGCGTAAGTGAGATAACCAGGATAACCGCACCAGATGCTCCTTATGATGATGACAAAATGAAG GATGTTTTTCAACTGATCGTATCTTCTTTCGAGGGTTTATCTGATGAGTCCAGTAGATCGTATAATAAGAGGGCCCTGATTCTTGAAACTGTGGCCAAAGTCAGGTCTTGTGTCGTCATGTTGGATTTGGAATGTGATGGGCTGATTGCTCAAATGTTTCAGCTCTTTCTTGGGGCTATACG TGACTATCACCCTGAAAATATCTTCTCATCGATGGAGACAATTATGACTCTTGTATTAGAAGAAAGTGAAGATATTTCCTCTGAGATACTCAACCTGCTGTTGGCTAATGTGAAAAAGGACAATCAG GAAGTCCTCCCTGTTGCTATGAAATTGGCAGAGAAAGTATTTGAAAATTGTGCAGTTAAGCTTAAACCTTACCTTAGTCAAGCCGTACAATCTTTGGGTTGTTCTTTGGATGATTACAGTGAAGTTGTTACTGCTATATGTGAAGGGCCATCTTCAACTGAGCATACCAATGAAAATGCCTCTACAGAGCAACAG GTGGCAAAGGATGTTAATGAAGCATACTCCGGGGATGCAGATCATGATGTCAATAGGTCTCCCAAGTCAATAATGCTTAATGGTGGTGATGACTTGGGGAATGACAACAAAGGGACAGTTATAGGAGCACAATCTTCGGTAAATGTCAAGGAGCATGACCTTGAAGACGAACCCTCGGCTGACAAGGTAGCTATGAAGCCTGAAATTGCTGATTCAGAGACTCGGGAGTCAGTCATGTTGGAGTCTAAGCTGGAAGATGCTGCCATGAAAAGAGAAAGGAAGCCCAGCTCTTCAATTAATGTATCGGAATCTTCTGATACGTCTCATATTGATGGTGAGAAGGAAGTTGAGAAGCTACCAGATTTACAAGACAGCCGTGAAAAAGATTTGCGTGGTTCTCCTAGGGAGGAACTCTCTGCTGAGACTTCCAAATCTTTAGATAGAGACATTGTTGCAAAGCCTTCTTCTCCCAAGACATCAGAGACTGAGGATGCAAACACTGCTTCTGCGTCCCTTAGTGGGAGCCTAGATGATGCGGTTCGTCCAAAAAAGGCTAGTCGgctaaagaagaaagagatctCAATTCAACAAGAGACACTTTCTTCAGATGTCTCAAAAAAGGCATCTGAAGGAAGAAATGACTCAGAAGCAAAACCACATAGACGCCTGGGGAAAAAAGCACCTGTAGACACTGATAATGAAGACAAGATGTCAGCTGATGTAGATACCTCTGAAGATGGAGGTGGGGGTAAAAGCGATTCAGAGACAAAACAGATGAAGCAAGCAAGAAAGAAAGTTGATGAAAGTAGTAATGCTGGGGATGGATATTCATTAAAGAGGAATGGAGAAAGCAAAAAGCGTGTGCGTGGAAAAGCTGCCTCAGAGAATGAAGGGACTAAGACCTCCGCTAAAGATGATCTGAAg ACACACAAGTCTCCTACAAGATCAGCAAAAGATGAAGGTTCTTCTGAAGAAACAGTTAGGATGAGTACCAAGAGGAAGCGTACAGCAAGCAAAGACAAA GGAACTGCAGATGTCGAGTATGGTAGTAACTTGGTGGGTTTAAAGGTTAAGGTTTGGTGGCCTCACGATCGTCA GTTTTATGAAGGTGTTATTCATTCTTTTGATTCTGCAAAGAAAAAGCATAAG GTTGCCTACAATGATGGTGATGAGGAAATTTTGAACCTTAAGAAAGAACGATGGgaattggttgatgatggtTCAGTTTCTTCTGAA GAGCAAGGAGCTGAAACAGCAATCCCTGATACTGCATCTGGAAT GCAAAGGAGGAAGAAAGGTAGAAGAAATCCTGAATCATCCATTAAGCCGGGGAAGAAAGAGGTCTCACCTAAAAG TGGAGCTGCTTCATCTGGCAAGGCAAAAGGAACTGCAACAAAATCTGGTCATAAAACTGAGGATGACCAGAAGTTGAAAGATAGGACCACAAAGTCTGTAGCTAAGAGTGAGGATGACAGCACTGGTAAAGCTAAATCTCAAAGAACTGGTGATAAACATCCTGATGATTTCACAAAAACATCTGTCAAATCTAAAGATGTTGATACTAGCACACCCAAAGCCAAATCCAAGCAAGACATTCCAAAGACTGGTAGCATGTCGAAGCAAGACACTCCGAAGACTGGTATAAAGTCCAAAAGTAAGACCCCCCAAGCTGGTGGTGATGGTAGTGCAAATGGAACGGGAAAGATAAAACATAGCTCTTCAAAGATGAAAGAGACCGAGGATTTGAAAGAAAGATCCAAAGATAAGTCTACTGATGTGCTAAAAACACCTGAAGGGGTAAAAGTCAAATCGTCAGAAGCGTCTAAGGTccaagaaaaaaatcaaagcGTGAAGAAGCGACGGAGAGCAGGCTAG
- the LOC140003697 gene encoding sister chromatid cohesion protein PDS5 homolog C-like isoform X2 encodes MTDKMSAERELEEQLKEAGGKLLQPPSSLDELLPLLDQVENFLSRVEQSPAKSMQAALSPLTNALVTDELLRHENVDVKVAVASCVSEITRITAPDAPYDDDKMKDVFQLIVSSFEGLSDESSRSYNKRALILETVAKVRSCVVMLDLECDGLIAQMFQLFLGAIRDYHPENIFSSMETIMTLVLEESEDISSEILNLLLANVKKDNQEVLPVAMKLAEKVFENCAVKLKPYLSQAVQSLGCSLDDYSEVVTAICEGPSSTEHTNENASTEQQVAKDVNEAYSGDADHDVNRSPKSIMLNGGDDLGNDNKGTVIGAQSSVNVKEHDLEDEPSADKVAMKPEIADSETRESVMLESKLEDAAMKRERKPSSSINVSESSDTSHIDGEKEVEKLPDLQDSREKDLRGSPREELSAETSKSLDRDIVAKPSSPKTSETEDANTASASLSGSLDDAVRPKKASRLKKKEISIQQETLSSDVSKKASEGRNDSEAKPHRRLGKKAPVDTDNEDKMSADVDTSEDGGGGKSDSETKQMKQARKKVDESSNAGDGYSLKRNGESKKRVRGKAASENEGTKTSAKDDLKQTHKSPTRSAKDEGSSEETVRMSTKRKRTASKDKGTADVEYGSNLVGLKVKVWWPHDRQFYEGVIHSFDSAKKKHKVAYNDGDEEILNLKKERWELVDDGSVSSEEQGAETAIPDTASGMQRRKKGRRNPESSIKPGKKEVSPKSGAASSGKAKGTATKSGHKTEDDQKLKDRTTKSVAKSEDDSTGKAKSQRTGDKHPDDFTKTSVKSKDVDTSTPKAKSKQDIPKTGSMSKQDTPKTGIKSKSKTPQAGGDGSANGTGKIKHSSSKMKETEDLKERSKDKSTDVLKTPEGVKVKSSEASKVQEKNQSVKKRRRAG; translated from the exons ATGACCGATAAGATGTCCGCAGAGAGAGAGCTCGAGGAACAGCTCAAGGAAGCTGGGGGCAAACTTCTCCAGCCTCCGTCTTCCCTTGATGAACTTCTGCCTTTGCTTGAC CAAGTTGAAAATTTCCTATCAAGAGTGGAGCAGTCGCCTGCGAAATCCATGCAAGCTGCGCTCTCTCCATTAACAAATGCATTGGTCACAGATGAACTTCTTAGGCATGAAAATGTTGATGTGAAAGTTGCTGTTGCTTCTTGCGTAAGTGAGATAACCAGGATAACCGCACCAGATGCTCCTTATGATGATGACAAAATGAAG GATGTTTTTCAACTGATCGTATCTTCTTTCGAGGGTTTATCTGATGAGTCCAGTAGATCGTATAATAAGAGGGCCCTGATTCTTGAAACTGTGGCCAAAGTCAGGTCTTGTGTCGTCATGTTGGATTTGGAATGTGATGGGCTGATTGCTCAAATGTTTCAGCTCTTTCTTGGGGCTATACG TGACTATCACCCTGAAAATATCTTCTCATCGATGGAGACAATTATGACTCTTGTATTAGAAGAAAGTGAAGATATTTCCTCTGAGATACTCAACCTGCTGTTGGCTAATGTGAAAAAGGACAATCAG GAAGTCCTCCCTGTTGCTATGAAATTGGCAGAGAAAGTATTTGAAAATTGTGCAGTTAAGCTTAAACCTTACCTTAGTCAAGCCGTACAATCTTTGGGTTGTTCTTTGGATGATTACAGTGAAGTTGTTACTGCTATATGTGAAGGGCCATCTTCAACTGAGCATACCAATGAAAATGCCTCTACAGAGCAACAG GTGGCAAAGGATGTTAATGAAGCATACTCCGGGGATGCAGATCATGATGTCAATAGGTCTCCCAAGTCAATAATGCTTAATGGTGGTGATGACTTGGGGAATGACAACAAAGGGACAGTTATAGGAGCACAATCTTCGGTAAATGTCAAGGAGCATGACCTTGAAGACGAACCCTCGGCTGACAAGGTAGCTATGAAGCCTGAAATTGCTGATTCAGAGACTCGGGAGTCAGTCATGTTGGAGTCTAAGCTGGAAGATGCTGCCATGAAAAGAGAAAGGAAGCCCAGCTCTTCAATTAATGTATCGGAATCTTCTGATACGTCTCATATTGATGGTGAGAAGGAAGTTGAGAAGCTACCAGATTTACAAGACAGCCGTGAAAAAGATTTGCGTGGTTCTCCTAGGGAGGAACTCTCTGCTGAGACTTCCAAATCTTTAGATAGAGACATTGTTGCAAAGCCTTCTTCTCCCAAGACATCAGAGACTGAGGATGCAAACACTGCTTCTGCGTCCCTTAGTGGGAGCCTAGATGATGCGGTTCGTCCAAAAAAGGCTAGTCGgctaaagaagaaagagatctCAATTCAACAAGAGACACTTTCTTCAGATGTCTCAAAAAAGGCATCTGAAGGAAGAAATGACTCAGAAGCAAAACCACATAGACGCCTGGGGAAAAAAGCACCTGTAGACACTGATAATGAAGACAAGATGTCAGCTGATGTAGATACCTCTGAAGATGGAGGTGGGGGTAAAAGCGATTCAGAGACAAAACAGATGAAGCAAGCAAGAAAGAAAGTTGATGAAAGTAGTAATGCTGGGGATGGATATTCATTAAAGAGGAATGGAGAAAGCAAAAAGCGTGTGCGTGGAAAAGCTGCCTCAGAGAATGAAGGGACTAAGACCTCCGCTAAAGATGATCTGAAg CAGACACACAAGTCTCCTACAAGATCAGCAAAAGATGAAGGTTCTTCTGAAGAAACAGTTAGGATGAGTACCAAGAGGAAGCGTACAGCAAGCAAAGACAAA GGAACTGCAGATGTCGAGTATGGTAGTAACTTGGTGGGTTTAAAGGTTAAGGTTTGGTGGCCTCACGATCGTCA GTTTTATGAAGGTGTTATTCATTCTTTTGATTCTGCAAAGAAAAAGCATAAG GTTGCCTACAATGATGGTGATGAGGAAATTTTGAACCTTAAGAAAGAACGATGGgaattggttgatgatggtTCAGTTTCTTCTGAA GAGCAAGGAGCTGAAACAGCAATCCCTGATACTGCATCTGGAAT GCAAAGGAGGAAGAAAGGTAGAAGAAATCCTGAATCATCCATTAAGCCGGGGAAGAAAGAGGTCTCACCTAAAAG TGGAGCTGCTTCATCTGGCAAGGCAAAAGGAACTGCAACAAAATCTGGTCATAAAACTGAGGATGACCAGAAGTTGAAAGATAGGACCACAAAGTCTGTAGCTAAGAGTGAGGATGACAGCACTGGTAAAGCTAAATCTCAAAGAACTGGTGATAAACATCCTGATGATTTCACAAAAACATCTGTCAAATCTAAAGATGTTGATACTAGCACACCCAAAGCCAAATCCAAGCAAGACATTCCAAAGACTGGTAGCATGTCGAAGCAAGACACTCCGAAGACTGGTATAAAGTCCAAAAGTAAGACCCCCCAAGCTGGTGGTGATGGTAGTGCAAATGGAACGGGAAAGATAAAACATAGCTCTTCAAAGATGAAAGAGACCGAGGATTTGAAAGAAAGATCCAAAGATAAGTCTACTGATGTGCTAAAAACACCTGAAGGGGTAAAAGTCAAATCGTCAGAAGCGTCTAAGGTccaagaaaaaaatcaaagcGTGAAGAAGCGACGGAGAGCAGGCTAG
- the LOC140003697 gene encoding sister chromatid cohesion protein PDS5 homolog C-like isoform X1, with protein MTDKMSAERELEEQLKEAGGKLLQPPSSLDELLPLLDQVENFLSRVEQSPAKSMQAALSPLTNALVTDELLRHENVDVKVAVASCVSEITRITAPDAPYDDDKMKDVFQLIVSSFEGLSDESSRSYNKRALILETVAKVRSCVVMLDLECDGLIAQMFQLFLGAIRDYHPENIFSSMETIMTLVLEESEDISSEILNLLLANVKKDNQEVLPVAMKLAEKVFENCAVKLKPYLSQAVQSLGCSLDDYSEVVTAICEGPSSTEHTNENASTEQQVAKDVNEAYSGDADHDVNRSPKSIMLNGGDDLGNDNKGTVIGAQSSVNVKEHDLEDEPSADKVAMKPEIADSETRESVMLESKLEDAAMKRERKPSSSINVSESSDTSHIDGEKEVEKLPDLQDSREKDLRGSPREELSAETSKSLDRDIVAKPSSPKTSETEDANTASASLSGSLDDAVRPKKASRLKKKEISIQQETLSSDVSKKASEGRNDSEAKPHRRLGKKAPVDTDNEDKMSADVDTSEDGGGGKSDSETKQMKQARKKVDESSNAGDGYSLKRNGESKKRVRGKAASENEGTKTSAKDDLKQQTHKSPTRSAKDEGSSEETVRMSTKRKRTASKDKGTADVEYGSNLVGLKVKVWWPHDRQFYEGVIHSFDSAKKKHKVAYNDGDEEILNLKKERWELVDDGSVSSEEQGAETAIPDTASGMQRRKKGRRNPESSIKPGKKEVSPKSGAASSGKAKGTATKSGHKTEDDQKLKDRTTKSVAKSEDDSTGKAKSQRTGDKHPDDFTKTSVKSKDVDTSTPKAKSKQDIPKTGSMSKQDTPKTGIKSKSKTPQAGGDGSANGTGKIKHSSSKMKETEDLKERSKDKSTDVLKTPEGVKVKSSEASKVQEKNQSVKKRRRAG; from the exons ATGACCGATAAGATGTCCGCAGAGAGAGAGCTCGAGGAACAGCTCAAGGAAGCTGGGGGCAAACTTCTCCAGCCTCCGTCTTCCCTTGATGAACTTCTGCCTTTGCTTGAC CAAGTTGAAAATTTCCTATCAAGAGTGGAGCAGTCGCCTGCGAAATCCATGCAAGCTGCGCTCTCTCCATTAACAAATGCATTGGTCACAGATGAACTTCTTAGGCATGAAAATGTTGATGTGAAAGTTGCTGTTGCTTCTTGCGTAAGTGAGATAACCAGGATAACCGCACCAGATGCTCCTTATGATGATGACAAAATGAAG GATGTTTTTCAACTGATCGTATCTTCTTTCGAGGGTTTATCTGATGAGTCCAGTAGATCGTATAATAAGAGGGCCCTGATTCTTGAAACTGTGGCCAAAGTCAGGTCTTGTGTCGTCATGTTGGATTTGGAATGTGATGGGCTGATTGCTCAAATGTTTCAGCTCTTTCTTGGGGCTATACG TGACTATCACCCTGAAAATATCTTCTCATCGATGGAGACAATTATGACTCTTGTATTAGAAGAAAGTGAAGATATTTCCTCTGAGATACTCAACCTGCTGTTGGCTAATGTGAAAAAGGACAATCAG GAAGTCCTCCCTGTTGCTATGAAATTGGCAGAGAAAGTATTTGAAAATTGTGCAGTTAAGCTTAAACCTTACCTTAGTCAAGCCGTACAATCTTTGGGTTGTTCTTTGGATGATTACAGTGAAGTTGTTACTGCTATATGTGAAGGGCCATCTTCAACTGAGCATACCAATGAAAATGCCTCTACAGAGCAACAG GTGGCAAAGGATGTTAATGAAGCATACTCCGGGGATGCAGATCATGATGTCAATAGGTCTCCCAAGTCAATAATGCTTAATGGTGGTGATGACTTGGGGAATGACAACAAAGGGACAGTTATAGGAGCACAATCTTCGGTAAATGTCAAGGAGCATGACCTTGAAGACGAACCCTCGGCTGACAAGGTAGCTATGAAGCCTGAAATTGCTGATTCAGAGACTCGGGAGTCAGTCATGTTGGAGTCTAAGCTGGAAGATGCTGCCATGAAAAGAGAAAGGAAGCCCAGCTCTTCAATTAATGTATCGGAATCTTCTGATACGTCTCATATTGATGGTGAGAAGGAAGTTGAGAAGCTACCAGATTTACAAGACAGCCGTGAAAAAGATTTGCGTGGTTCTCCTAGGGAGGAACTCTCTGCTGAGACTTCCAAATCTTTAGATAGAGACATTGTTGCAAAGCCTTCTTCTCCCAAGACATCAGAGACTGAGGATGCAAACACTGCTTCTGCGTCCCTTAGTGGGAGCCTAGATGATGCGGTTCGTCCAAAAAAGGCTAGTCGgctaaagaagaaagagatctCAATTCAACAAGAGACACTTTCTTCAGATGTCTCAAAAAAGGCATCTGAAGGAAGAAATGACTCAGAAGCAAAACCACATAGACGCCTGGGGAAAAAAGCACCTGTAGACACTGATAATGAAGACAAGATGTCAGCTGATGTAGATACCTCTGAAGATGGAGGTGGGGGTAAAAGCGATTCAGAGACAAAACAGATGAAGCAAGCAAGAAAGAAAGTTGATGAAAGTAGTAATGCTGGGGATGGATATTCATTAAAGAGGAATGGAGAAAGCAAAAAGCGTGTGCGTGGAAAAGCTGCCTCAGAGAATGAAGGGACTAAGACCTCCGCTAAAGATGATCTGAAg CAGCAGACACACAAGTCTCCTACAAGATCAGCAAAAGATGAAGGTTCTTCTGAAGAAACAGTTAGGATGAGTACCAAGAGGAAGCGTACAGCAAGCAAAGACAAA GGAACTGCAGATGTCGAGTATGGTAGTAACTTGGTGGGTTTAAAGGTTAAGGTTTGGTGGCCTCACGATCGTCA GTTTTATGAAGGTGTTATTCATTCTTTTGATTCTGCAAAGAAAAAGCATAAG GTTGCCTACAATGATGGTGATGAGGAAATTTTGAACCTTAAGAAAGAACGATGGgaattggttgatgatggtTCAGTTTCTTCTGAA GAGCAAGGAGCTGAAACAGCAATCCCTGATACTGCATCTGGAAT GCAAAGGAGGAAGAAAGGTAGAAGAAATCCTGAATCATCCATTAAGCCGGGGAAGAAAGAGGTCTCACCTAAAAG TGGAGCTGCTTCATCTGGCAAGGCAAAAGGAACTGCAACAAAATCTGGTCATAAAACTGAGGATGACCAGAAGTTGAAAGATAGGACCACAAAGTCTGTAGCTAAGAGTGAGGATGACAGCACTGGTAAAGCTAAATCTCAAAGAACTGGTGATAAACATCCTGATGATTTCACAAAAACATCTGTCAAATCTAAAGATGTTGATACTAGCACACCCAAAGCCAAATCCAAGCAAGACATTCCAAAGACTGGTAGCATGTCGAAGCAAGACACTCCGAAGACTGGTATAAAGTCCAAAAGTAAGACCCCCCAAGCTGGTGGTGATGGTAGTGCAAATGGAACGGGAAAGATAAAACATAGCTCTTCAAAGATGAAAGAGACCGAGGATTTGAAAGAAAGATCCAAAGATAAGTCTACTGATGTGCTAAAAACACCTGAAGGGGTAAAAGTCAAATCGTCAGAAGCGTCTAAGGTccaagaaaaaaatcaaagcGTGAAGAAGCGACGGAGAGCAGGCTAG